DNA from Elusimicrobiaceae bacterium:
TCATAGCGTTTAGCCTCGTCCTCATTAAAGGCCCGGTTTTCCTTTTCGGCAGCCAGGAACATATCATTAATCTGACCAACAAGGGTGTTACGTTTTTCTAACAGCTTTTTAAAATTCATGTTTTTTACTCCTTTACTTTAAAATTGAAAATTCAAATTTACGTTTCTGCTGAGCCAGCGCTGCAGCAGGATCTGTTACCGGTTTATGATCTGGATTACTCCGGTTATCTATTACGGTAATATCATCCTCGTGTTTACGATACTCGACCAAATCCTGACCGCCGTCGCTCCTCATTTCAATACTCGTAGCAATATAGGCCGGAGTCACGTCTAAAATTGACACCTCGAACAAATCGATATCCTCTAAAATCCGGCGAGGAATACCGTCGTCCCGTGTTTCCCAAGAGTCTTTCTCTTTTTTGAAACTAAACGACCAACCGCTCAGCTTTTTGGCTTTTGCCTGTTCGATTACGTCCGGATCACTCACGAGCGCCCTGGCATACAAACCAATGTTATCCTCGTACAGCTCCAGATTATCCTTTGTGCTGCCGAGCGGCTTTTGATGATTAAACATCAAACCGACATTGTCTCTTTTTTCCAGAGCGTGTTTAAACGTGCCTGGTTTTACCAGCTCGATAAACTTACCGTTTTTTACATCCTGTAATACACGGCTCTCTCTGCCGGTTACATTAACATACCCGGTAATCATAGCGGTATTATCAGCTCGGATCTCCACTCGTATCATCTGGCGTTCCCTCCTTTCCTTTACTGCCGAGCTTAGTAGCAGTATTAGTATTTACGGCGTAAATTTGCTGAGTCTGGGGATTATATAGCACATCCCCGAGGCCCAATTTTACAAATTTAAGACCGAGCGGCGGTAAATTTTCAAGTTTACGAACCTCATCAACCTGCAGCCAACCGCTTTTTATAGCTATTTCATAGCCTTTATAACGTTCCAAAACTCCGCTTTTAAGAATTTCCGAAACGTCGATAGCGAAAAACAGCCGTTCTTTTTCAGATTCCAGCAGTAAAAACTTGTTAATAGCCGTATTTAAGGCATTTACCACCGGCAAAATAGCAGTTTTTACGGCATTAATTTAAATTTCCTCGTTTCCGGTTCCGCTGGACGTCTCAAATAAATTAGTAGACAAGCCGAAAAGGT
Protein-coding regions in this window:
- a CDS encoding HK97 family phage prohead protease, coding for MIRVEIRADNTAMITGYVNVTGRESRVLQDVKNGKFIELVKPGTFKHALEKRDNVGLMFNHQKPLGSTKDNLELYEDNIGLYARALVSDPDVIEQAKAKKLSGWSFSFKKEKDSWETRDDGIPRRILEDIDLFEVSILDVTPAYIATSIEMRSDGGQDLVEYRKHEDDITVIDNRSNPDHKPVTDPAAALAQQKRKFEFSILK